One Spiroplasma endosymbiont of Nebria brevicollis DNA window includes the following coding sequences:
- a CDS encoding SGNH/GDSL hydrolase family protein, which yields MRWKSMKSLLELITTVLVSTPIITNTINNKTTINTNLYVLGDSLSDTGALAGAGTQFFQASSLLFPNIKEVKLEAPYYNNSFSNGHVAAQIVADKLGVKLTPGWKFNDLVLKTHQQVGNNYAVGGTQSSLRTDAQGIFINKFDINAQVNALLDQHPVQENDKIFLEIGGNDIIYAMTKDFDFEQNIIINNAIFNEKTALEKLITKGENHILVANLPDVSTIPMFNKDTTKSSRVKELVNMFNDKWTVMINNLNAKYNNSIKSYSLLNGMNQAISAFKQDPNRNITDNAVTTDFKQLLKTGTLTPKYNPDVKPENIDNYFFFDSVHPTKWGHNFIGNQLIKLIEKW from the coding sequence ATGAGATGAAAAAGTATGAAATCTCTTTTAGAACTTATTACAACGGTATTAGTGAGTACACCAATCATTACTAACACTATTAATAATAAAACAACTATCAACACTAATCTTTATGTTTTAGGAGATAGTCTATCAGATACAGGAGCCTTAGCTGGTGCTGGAACACAATTTTTTCAAGCAAGTAGTTTACTGTTTCCCAATATTAAAGAAGTAAAATTAGAAGCTCCATATTATAATAATTCATTTTCAAATGGTCATGTTGCTGCACAAATTGTAGCAGATAAATTAGGAGTTAAATTAACACCTGGCTGAAAATTCAATGATTTAGTACTTAAAACACATCAACAAGTAGGCAACAATTATGCCGTTGGTGGTACACAATCTAGTTTACGTACTGATGCACAAGGAATATTTATTAATAAATTTGATATTAATGCCCAGGTTAATGCTTTATTAGATCAACATCCAGTACAAGAAAATGATAAAATCTTTTTAGAAATTGGCGGTAATGATATTATTTATGCAATGACAAAAGATTTTGATTTCGAGCAAAACATTATTATTAATAATGCTATTTTTAATGAAAAAACAGCATTAGAAAAATTAATTACTAAGGGTGAAAATCATATTTTAGTTGCTAATTTGCCTGATGTTAGTACAATTCCTATGTTTAACAAAGACACAACAAAAAGTTCAAGAGTTAAAGAATTAGTTAACATGTTTAATGATAAATGAACAGTAATGATTAATAATTTAAATGCAAAATATAATAATTCTATTAAAAGTTATAGTTTACTTAATGGTATGAATCAAGCAATAAGTGCTTTTAAACAAGATCCTAATCGCAATATTACTGACAATGCAGTAACTACTGATTTTAAACAGTTATTAAAAACTGGTACTTTAACACCAAAATATAACCCTGATGTTAAGCCTGAAAATATTGACAATTATTTTTTCTTTGATTCTGTTCATCCAACTAAATGAGGGCATAATTTTATTGGAAATCAACTAATAAAATTGATTGAAAAATGATAA
- the uvrA gene encoding excinuclease ABC subunit UvrA gives MADNQKYISVKGAREHNLKNINIKIPKYKLVVITGVSGSGKSSLAFNTIYAEGRRRYVESLSAYARQFLGNSEKPDVDAIEGLAPAISIDQKTTSNNPRSTVGTVTEIYDYVRLLYARVGTPYCNKGHGPISSQTLKEMVNKVKTLQDSTSIEILSPVVVAKKGSHQELLVKLKKENFLRVKIDDKIYSLDEEIDLNKSLRHDIDIVIDRVKFANNDNMISRIHDGLEVALNHSGGLAKIILTDNNESWLFSQKYACKVCGFAIPTLEPRLFSFNAPSGACFECKGLGIKLEVDEDLLMPDTRLSINNGGVEYYKNVVDTSNLEWQRLKVLCHHYLIDLNQPLKNLTKEQINYIMRGSDETISYNLVSANGRKYPNHDYIEGISTLIERRYLETTSDFAREYYRKYMSERTCLTCKGTRLNEFALAVKLTNEKNQKINISEYTKLDIEESLAFILQLKLTTNQEEIAKLILVEIVNRLNFLTNVGLGYLNLSRMAQTLSGGESQRIRLATQIGSQLTGVLYVLDEPSIGLHQRDNAKLIETLKKMRDLDNSLLVVEHDEDTMWAADWLIDVGPMAGIYGGEIIAEGTPQQVADNPKSITGQYLNGTKYIPLPKSRRSGNGKVIEIEEAQANNLNKINVKFPLGKFICVTGVSGSGKSTLVNDVLLARIQKNLGIKGERPGLCKNIKGMEFIDKIVSISQEPIGRTPRSNPATYTSVFDDIRDLFTQTPEAKIRGYAKGRFSFNVSGGRCERCAGDGVIKISMHFLPDVYVTCEICEGQRYNSETLQVKYKAKNIFDVLALPVDLALDFFANHPKISKKLKMMQEVGLGYITLGQPATELSGGEAQRVKLAKELQKRATGKTMYILDEPTTGLHVHDIKHLIEVLNKIVNNGDTVVVIEHNLDVIKVADYIIDLGPEGGKYGGEVIATGTPEQVVTVAKSYTGQYLKKVITRDLKRK, from the coding sequence ATGGCTGATAATCAAAAATATATTAGTGTTAAAGGGGCACGTGAACATAATTTAAAAAATATAAATATTAAAATCCCTAAATATAAATTAGTAGTAATTACTGGGGTTTCAGGTAGTGGTAAATCATCATTAGCATTTAATACGATTTATGCTGAAGGCAGAAGACGTTATGTTGAGTCATTATCGGCGTATGCCCGTCAATTTTTAGGTAATAGTGAAAAACCTGATGTTGATGCCATTGAAGGTTTAGCACCTGCTATTTCGATTGACCAAAAAACAACGAGTAATAATCCACGAAGTACAGTCGGAACGGTAACTGAGATTTATGATTATGTTCGTTTACTATATGCACGAGTAGGAACACCATATTGTAATAAAGGTCATGGTCCGATTAGCAGCCAAACCTTAAAAGAGATGGTGAATAAAGTTAAGACCTTACAAGATAGTACTAGTATTGAAATTTTATCACCAGTAGTTGTTGCTAAAAAAGGTAGTCATCAAGAGTTATTAGTCAAATTAAAAAAAGAAAATTTTTTACGTGTTAAAATTGATGATAAAATTTATAGTTTAGATGAAGAGATTGATTTAAATAAATCATTACGCCATGATATTGATATTGTTATTGATCGCGTTAAATTTGCTAATAATGATAATATGATTTCTCGCATTCATGATGGGTTAGAAGTTGCTTTAAATCATAGTGGTGGTTTAGCTAAAATTATTCTAACTGATAATAATGAATCATGATTATTTTCACAGAAATATGCATGCAAAGTTTGCGGATTTGCCATCCCCACTTTAGAACCACGTTTATTTTCTTTCAATGCTCCTAGTGGTGCCTGTTTTGAATGTAAAGGATTGGGAATAAAATTAGAAGTTGATGAAGACTTACTAATGCCTGATACTAGACTTTCCATTAATAATGGTGGTGTTGAATACTATAAAAATGTTGTTGATACTAGTAATTTAGAATGACAACGTTTGAAAGTGCTTTGTCATCATTATTTAATTGATTTGAATCAGCCGTTAAAAAACTTAACTAAAGAACAAATTAATTATATTATGCGTGGTAGTGATGAAACCATTAGTTACAACTTAGTTTCTGCCAACGGTCGTAAATATCCTAATCATGATTATATTGAAGGAATAAGCACCTTAATTGAACGACGATATTTAGAAACAACTAGTGATTTTGCTCGTGAGTATTATCGTAAATACATGAGTGAACGTACATGTTTAACATGTAAAGGAACAAGACTAAACGAATTTGCTTTAGCAGTTAAACTTACTAATGAAAAAAATCAAAAAATAAATATTAGTGAATATACTAAATTAGATATCGAAGAAAGTTTAGCATTTATTTTACAACTAAAACTAACAACCAACCAAGAAGAAATTGCGAAACTAATTTTAGTAGAAATTGTTAATCGATTAAACTTTTTAACTAATGTTGGGTTAGGCTACTTAAATTTATCACGAATGGCACAAACCTTATCAGGTGGTGAATCACAACGCATTAGATTAGCTACCCAAATTGGATCACAATTAACGGGAGTTTTGTATGTTCTAGATGAACCTTCGATTGGTTTACATCAACGTGATAATGCTAAACTTATTGAAACGTTAAAAAAAATGCGTGATTTAGATAATAGTCTATTAGTAGTAGAACATGATGAAGATACAATGTGAGCAGCAGATTGGTTAATTGATGTCGGACCAATGGCTGGGATTTATGGCGGTGAAATTATCGCTGAAGGGACACCCCAACAAGTAGCAGATAATCCTAAATCAATTACTGGTCAATATCTAAATGGTACTAAGTACATCCCCCTACCAAAATCACGAAGAAGTGGTAATGGTAAAGTTATTGAAATTGAAGAAGCGCAAGCTAATAATTTAAATAAAATTAATGTTAAATTTCCATTAGGTAAATTTATTTGTGTAACTGGGGTTTCAGGTAGTGGTAAATCAACTTTAGTTAATGATGTTTTATTAGCCAGAATTCAAAAGAATTTAGGCATTAAAGGTGAACGACCAGGATTATGTAAAAACATAAAGGGTATGGAATTCATTGATAAGATTGTTTCTATTTCCCAAGAACCAATTGGTAGAACTCCAAGAAGTAATCCAGCTACTTATACTTCAGTATTTGATGATATTCGTGATTTATTTACCCAAACTCCTGAAGCAAAAATTCGTGGTTATGCAAAAGGACGCTTCTCATTTAACGTATCAGGTGGCAGATGTGAACGTTGTGCTGGTGATGGTGTCATTAAAATTTCTATGCATTTTTTACCTGATGTTTATGTTACATGTGAGATTTGTGAAGGTCAACGTTATAATAGTGAGACTTTACAAGTAAAATATAAAGCAAAAAATATTTTTGATGTGTTGGCATTACCAGTTGATTTGGCATTAGATTTCTTTGCTAACCATCCGAAAATTAGTAAAAAATTAAAAATGATGCAAGAAGTTGGATTAGGTTATATTACTTTAGGGCAACCAGCCACTGAATTATCAGGTGGTGAAGCACAACGAGTAAAACTAGCCAAAGAATTACAAAAACGAGCAACAGGTAAGACTATGTATATTCTTGACGAACCAACAACGGGGTTACATGTTCATGATATTAAACATTTAATTGAAGTGTTAAATAAAATTGTTAATAATGGTGATACTGTGGTTGTGATTGAACATAACTTAGATGTAATTAAAGTTGCTGACTATATTATTGATTTAGGACCTGAAGGTGGTAAATATGGTGGTGAAGTAATTGCAACAGGAACGCCTGAGCAAGTTGTAACAGTTGCAAAATCATATACTGGTCAATACTTAAAAAAAGTAATAACTCGTGATTTAAAACGAAAATAG
- a CDS encoding rolling circle replication-associated protein → MQENFYIKKVYYGAYVKNIILPMSAILNNKRNEVGIKNLGINDKKLRNSTIRTKTKLIHKAYHNFYNSKILSFVTLTYADNMQDINKAKHDIAIFFKRLKRWWDDPKRSKYLGELKYMYVYEYQKRGAIHFHILFNRKIYKSMLPQWWPFGFNDVRVVQKGTNENIVKYLSKYVVKVQNDIKSQNQYDLGVRAYAFSRNCSNPKVIKGQKIMLYQRLIDASVNALHTQFFKKKIDNLGRTILFGGSFDTTVFGDNFKDYDEYVSIDSIRFRNAIKRVPRILH, encoded by the coding sequence ATGCAAGAAAATTTTTATATTAAAAAAGTTTATTATGGTGCTTATGTAAAAAATATAATTTTACCTATGAGTGCTATATTAAATAATAAACGTAATGAAGTTGGTATTAAAAATTTAGGTATTAATGATAAAAAGTTACGTAATAGTACTATTCGTACTAAAACAAAATTAATACATAAAGCGTATCATAATTTTTATAATTCAAAGATTTTAAGTTTTGTTACTTTAACTTATGCTGATAATATGCAAGATATTAACAAAGCAAAACATGATATTGCTATATTCTTTAAACGTTTAAAGCGTTGATGAGATGACCCTAAGCGTTCCAAATATTTAGGTGAATTAAAATATATGTATGTTTATGAATATCAAAAACGTGGTGCTATTCATTTTCATATATTATTTAATAGAAAAATATATAAAAGTATGTTACCACAATGATGACCATTTGGTTTTAATGATGTAAGAGTTGTTCAAAAAGGTACTAATGAAAATATAGTTAAGTATTTAAGCAAATATGTTGTAAAAGTACAAAATGATATAAAATCTCAAAATCAGTATGATTTAGGTGTGCGTGCTTATGCTTTTTCTCGTAATTGTTCTAATCCAAAAGTGATTAAAGGTCAAAAAATAATGTTATATCAACGTTTAATTGATGCTTCTGTTAATGCTTTACATACACAATTTTTTAAAAAGAAAATTGATAATTTGGGTCGTACTATACTTTTTGGTGGTAGTTTTGATACTACTGTTTTTGGTGATAATTTTAAAGATTATGATGAATATGTCTCAATTGATAGTATTAGGTTTAGAAATGCAATTAAACGTGTACCAAGAATTTTACATTAA
- the rpsI gene encoding 30S ribosomal protein S9 has protein sequence MTTSNKPVTYSSSGGRKTSTARVHLKNSGQTKILINGLEPIKYLEQEILVQDMLLPLKVTNTLESFEINIKVEGGGRTGQSGAARLALSNALVKVSEDYRILLRQFGLLTRDARKKERKKYGLKAARKAPQFSKR, from the coding sequence ATGACAACATCTAACAAACCCGTAACTTATTCAAGTTCAGGTGGACGTAAAACGTCAACTGCACGTGTGCACTTAAAAAACAGTGGTCAAACAAAGATCTTAATTAATGGTTTAGAACCAATAAAGTATCTAGAGCAAGAAATCCTAGTTCAAGATATGTTATTACCTTTAAAAGTAACTAACACTTTAGAAAGTTTTGAAATCAATATTAAAGTTGAAGGTGGAGGAAGAACTGGTCAATCTGGTGCTGCACGTTTAGCATTATCAAATGCTTTAGTGAAAGTATCAGAAGATTATAGAATATTATTACGTCAATTCGGATTATTAACTCGTGATGCACGTAAAAAAGAACGTAAAAAATATGGTTTAAAAGCTGCTCGTAAAGCACCCCAATTTTCAAAGCGTTAA
- the rplM gene encoding 50S ribosomal protein L13 — protein sequence MRQTTMNFKNIEKKWYVIDANGLVLGRLATKVAMILRGKNKPSFTPHLDCGDYIIIINANKIKLTGNKLQDKKYYNHSQFPGGLRTRNAQSMIAKNASELVEIAIKGMLPSTTLGRKQFTHLHVYNQDQHQHQAQNPEVLTLGQEE from the coding sequence ATGCGTCAAACAACAATGAATTTCAAGAACATTGAAAAAAAATGATATGTTATTGATGCCAACGGTTTAGTTTTAGGACGTCTTGCAACTAAAGTTGCAATGATATTGCGTGGTAAAAATAAACCTTCATTCACACCTCATCTTGATTGTGGAGATTATATTATTATTATTAACGCTAACAAAATTAAATTAACTGGTAATAAACTACAAGACAAGAAGTATTACAATCACTCACAATTTCCTGGAGGGTTACGTACACGTAATGCCCAAAGTATGATTGCTAAAAATGCTTCTGAATTAGTAGAAATAGCTATTAAAGGTATGCTTCCAAGCACTACTTTAGGTCGTAAACAATTTACACATCTTCATGTTTATAATCAAGACCAACACCAACACCAAGCCCAAAACCCTGAAGTTTTAACACTAGGCCAAGAGGAGTAG
- a CDS encoding DUF6506 family protein has product MPLTSWAFIYLSPGFNEQNNSFKTKVGPCQFQIIGLNVNDKALTINIAKRLLSQKGVQTIELCGGFGPQWVAKISEAIDNKIPVGGVMYGPEFRKSLYELMNFNT; this is encoded by the coding sequence ATGCCACTTACTTCATGAGCATTTATTTATTTAAGCCCTGGTTTCAATGAACAAAATAATAGTTTTAAAACTAAAGTTGGACCATGTCAATTTCAAATTATTGGTTTAAATGTTAATGATAAAGCACTAACAATCAATATTGCTAAACGCTTACTATCTCAGAAGGGGGTACAAACCATTGAGTTATGTGGGGGCTTTGGACCACAGTGGGTTGCTAAGATTAGTGAGGCTATTGATAATAAAATTCCAGTTGGCGGGGTTATGTATGGTCCTGAGTTTCGTAAGTCTTTATATGAGTTAATGAATTTTAATACATAA
- a CDS encoding MBL fold metallo-hydrolase, protein MIKEFINPMINNQKSYLIINNQECVLIDASINIKEIINYLVTEKLQLKAVIITHGHWDHIIGLNTLISQYPQLTVYINQWDENFIYHHPHNKMLVDREQISEVTKTNINLVPIIDSTTLKLIGYEFLCQHIPGHTPGSQYILIKQLNAVFIGDTIFKDKIGYHGIPYCDDEYFKKSLIKLTKLDKEYQVYPGHWDSYTLKDVLQSNETLIKFIK, encoded by the coding sequence ATGATAAAAGAATTTATTAATCCTATGATTAACAATCAAAAATCATATTTAATTATTAATAACCAAGAATGTGTATTAATTGATGCTTCAATTAATATTAAAGAAATTATTAACTATTTAGTAACTGAAAAATTACAACTAAAAGCCGTTATTATTACTCACGGTCATTGGGACCACATTATTGGTTTAAATACTTTAATTAGTCAGTATCCTCAATTAACTGTATATATTAATCAGTGAGATGAAAATTTTATTTATCATCATCCTCATAACAAAATGCTAGTTGACCGTGAACAAATTAGTGAAGTAACTAAAACTAATATTAATTTAGTTCCCATTATTGACAGTACTACTCTTAAATTAATTGGATATGAGTTTTTATGCCAACATATTCCTGGGCACACCCCTGGCAGTCAGTACATTTTAATTAAACAATTAAATGCTGTTTTTATTGGTGATACTATCTTTAAAGATAAAATTGGTTACCATGGGATTCCTTATTGTGATGATGAATATTTTAAAAAGTCATTAATTAAATTAACTAAACTTGATAAAGAATATCAAGTTTATCCAGGCCATTGAGATTCTTATACTTTAAAAGATGTTTTACAAAGTAATGAAACATTAATAAAATTTATTAAATAA
- a CDS encoding SGNH/GDSL hydrolase family protein, with protein MKHRELLNIEAQPTMYVIGDSLSDTGALVCGATALFKHLKMPKIVKMLPPFYNNSFSNGPVAIQIVAEHLGITLTSGWKFELFGLGDEQVGNNYAFGGALASKIKDFSVESFIYNNFDSYHQVQALVQQHNFHEKDLIFIAIGGNDILRAIKIKDLIEQEKMIDNAVEALNYNIKLLLEKGAVNIIVANAPDISIVPLFKNNATAKISALELTNRFNSALFTMIDTINEKTKTIVKYDLFTSIHNAMKKFKSLDENHNTIDGAVTTNFNCFIKDGVITPHFNKGVNESNIDEYFFFDDVHPSKWVHNYVAQEIITLIKNK; from the coding sequence ATGAAACATCGTGAATTATTAAATATTGAAGCACAACCAACAATGTATGTTATTGGTGATAGTTTATCAGACACTGGAGCATTAGTTTGTGGAGCAACCGCATTATTTAAACATTTAAAAATGCCCAAAATAGTAAAAATGTTACCACCATTTTACAATAACTCGTTTAGTAATGGACCTGTAGCAATTCAAATTGTAGCAGAACACTTAGGGATAACCTTAACTTCAGGTTGAAAATTTGAATTATTTGGTTTGGGTGATGAACAAGTTGGTAATAATTATGCTTTTGGTGGTGCATTAGCAAGTAAAATTAAAGATTTTAGTGTTGAATCGTTTATTTATAATAATTTTGATAGTTATCATCAAGTGCAAGCGCTAGTGCAGCAACATAATTTTCATGAAAAAGACTTAATTTTTATTGCCATTGGTGGTAATGATATTCTTCGTGCTATTAAAATTAAAGATTTAATTGAACAAGAAAAAATGATTGATAATGCCGTTGAAGCCTTAAATTATAATATAAAACTATTATTAGAAAAGGGAGCAGTTAATATTATTGTTGCTAATGCTCCTGATATTAGTATTGTTCCATTATTTAAAAATAATGCTACTGCAAAAATTAGCGCCTTAGAATTAACTAATAGATTTAATAGTGCACTATTTACGATGATTGATACAATTAATGAAAAAACTAAGACCATTGTTAAATATGATTTATTTACTAGTATTCACAATGCTATGAAGAAATTTAAAAGTTTGGATGAAAATCATAATACGATTGATGGAGCAGTTACAACTAACTTTAATTGTTTTATTAAAGATGGTGTTATTACTCCTCATTTTAATAAAGGTGTTAATGAAAGTAA
- a CDS encoding methylated-DNA--[protein]-cysteine S-methyltransferase, whose amino-acid sequence MKKYGYFNSKTGLIEIIVENEQLVNLSFVEKPQFVNRKDDIVIANCLQQLAMYFDKKLTKFSLPMVLKGTPFQELVWSKTCAISYGTTLTYEQLAINIGHPKAVRAVGTALGKNLVAIIVPCHRVVSKNKNIINYRYGADIKTFLLNLEKL is encoded by the coding sequence ATGAAAAAATATGGATACTTTAATAGTAAGACTGGATTAATTGAAATCATTGTTGAAAATGAACAATTAGTTAACCTTAGTTTTGTTGAGAAACCACAATTTGTTAATAGAAAAGATGATATAGTAATTGCTAACTGTTTACAACAGTTAGCAATGTACTTTGATAAAAAATTAACTAAGTTTTCACTACCAATGGTATTGAAGGGAACACCGTTTCAAGAATTAGTATGAAGCAAAACTTGTGCTATTTCCTATGGTACTACATTAACTTATGAACAATTGGCTATTAATATTGGTCATCCTAAAGCAGTGCGTGCTGTGGGAACTGCATTGGGCAAAAATCTAGTTGCTATTATTGTACCTTGTCATCGTGTAGTTAGTAAAAATAAAAATATTATTAATTATCGTTATGGTGCTGATATTAAAACATTTTTATTGAATTTAGAGAAATTATAG
- the uvrB gene encoding excinuclease ABC subunit UvrB, producing the protein MFKLVAPYQPTGDQPAAIKELVVGINKKIKHQVLLGATGTGKTFTMANVIVQVQKPTLILVHNKTLAMQLYGELKTFFPENRVEYFVSYFDFYQPEAYLPKTDTYIDKNSKQNQEIEMLRLSALNGLSTSKDVIVVASVAAIYGEQEPAEYKNNFFELRKGQAINRKDLLLKLIKNGYVRNDTTLDPGSFSVKGDLIKLAPSWNDQYYLRISLFGDEIEEIARIDTLGANVLERFPFVTIFPAQNYITSKNRVDKAIVKISEELKVTLAQLKADNMLVEAQRLEQRTNHDLEALTEFGICSGIENYSRHIEGRLAGTSPFTLIDFFPDDFLTIIDESHMTIPQIRGMYNTDRSRKETLVKYGFRLPSAMDNRPLNFNEFSNKLKQIIYTSATPADYELELIKDEPAPFNVPIQQVIRPTGLLDPTIEVKPPANQIDDIITQIKARIKNNERVFITTLTIRMAEELTNFLQEKKIKVAYIHNELKTLERTKVLLDLRKGVFDAIVGINLLREGLDVPEVSLICILDADKSGFLRNTKSLIQTIGRAARNVNGHVILYGDFVTDAMTQAMNETKRRREIQIAYNKKHNITPITVKKPLSEIVSTRELDNDLKLLNASKGKAKITAKTKIIADLHVEMLQAAKDLEFEKAAALRDLILNIESDK; encoded by the coding sequence ATGTTTAAACTCGTAGCCCCATATCAACCAACTGGTGATCAACCTGCTGCTATTAAAGAATTAGTAGTGGGTATTAATAAAAAGATTAAACACCAAGTCTTATTAGGCGCCACAGGAACTGGTAAAACTTTTACAATGGCTAATGTAATTGTTCAAGTTCAAAAGCCAACATTAATTTTAGTTCATAATAAAACTTTAGCTATGCAACTGTATGGAGAATTAAAAACTTTTTTTCCTGAAAATCGGGTTGAATATTTTGTTTCATATTTCGATTTTTACCAACCCGAAGCCTATTTACCAAAAACTGATACTTATATTGATAAAAATTCTAAACAAAATCAAGAAATTGAAATGTTACGACTAAGTGCACTAAATGGACTTTCTACTAGTAAAGATGTCATTGTTGTCGCATCAGTAGCTGCTATTTATGGTGAACAAGAACCAGCAGAATATAAAAATAACTTTTTTGAATTACGCAAAGGTCAAGCAATTAATCGTAAAGATTTACTTTTAAAATTAATCAAAAATGGTTATGTTCGCAATGATACTACTTTAGACCCAGGAAGTTTTAGTGTAAAAGGCGATTTAATTAAATTAGCACCATCATGAAATGACCAATACTATTTACGTATTAGTTTATTTGGTGATGAAATTGAAGAAATTGCCCGCATTGATACTTTAGGAGCAAATGTTTTAGAACGTTTCCCTTTTGTTACAATTTTCCCTGCTCAAAACTATATTACTAGTAAAAATCGTGTCGATAAAGCCATTGTTAAAATAAGCGAAGAATTAAAAGTGACATTAGCGCAATTAAAAGCAGATAATATGTTGGTAGAAGCCCAACGTTTAGAACAACGTACTAATCATGATTTAGAAGCATTAACTGAATTTGGAATTTGTAGCGGAATTGAAAACTATTCTCGCCATATCGAAGGACGACTAGCTGGGACATCACCTTTTACGTTAATTGATTTTTTTCCTGATGATTTTTTAACTATTATTGATGAGTCACATATGACCATCCCCCAAATACGTGGTATGTATAATACTGATCGCAGTAGAAAAGAAACACTAGTTAAATATGGATTTCGTTTACCTAGTGCTATGGATAACAGGCCACTAAACTTTAATGAATTTTCTAATAAGTTAAAACAAATCATTTATACATCAGCAACGCCAGCCGATTATGAATTGGAATTAATTAAAGATGAGCCTGCACCATTTAATGTTCCTATCCAGCAAGTTATTCGCCCCACAGGATTATTAGATCCAACCATTGAAGTTAAACCACCAGCTAATCAAATTGATGATATTATTACACAAATTAAAGCTCGTATTAAAAATAATGAACGTGTTTTTATTACGACATTAACTATTAGAATGGCTGAAGAGTTAACTAACTTTTTACAAGAAAAGAAAATTAAAGTGGCATATATTCACAATGAACTAAAAACTTTAGAGCGAACGAAAGTGTTATTAGATTTACGAAAAGGGGTATTTGATGCGATTGTTGGAATTAATTTATTACGAGAAGGCTTGGATGTACCTGAAGTTTCATTAATTTGTATTCTTGATGCTGATAAAAGTGGGTTCTTACGCAATACTAAATCTTTAATTCAAACCATCGGAAGAGCTGCGAGAAATGTTAATGGTCATGTTATATTATATGGTGATTTTGTTACTGATGCTATGACACAAGCGATGAATGAAACTAAAAGAAGACGAGAGATTCAAATTGCTTACAATAAAAAACACAATATTACTCCCATTACTGTAAAAAAACCGTTAAGTGAAATTGTGAGTACCAGAGAATTGGATAATGATTTGAAACTATTGAATGCTAGTAAGGGAAAAGCCAAAATTACTGCTAAAACCAAAATTATTGCTGATTTACACGTGGAGATGTTACAAGCAGCAAAAGATTTAGAATTTGAAAAAGCAGCAGCATTACGTGATTTAATCTTGAATATTGAAAGTGATAAATAA